The Rubricoccus marinus nucleotide sequence TACCTTCGCGCACACCCATCCATCCCCCGCCTTGGCACTGCCTTACGCCCTCCGAGAGGGGCTTGCCGGATTCAGCCGCGCCAAGTTCGCCGCCTTTGCCTCTATCGCCGCGCTCGCGGTCGCGCTCGTCCTGATCGGGATGACGGCGCTTGTCGGGTGGCTGGTGCAGAGCGCAGCCGAGGAGTTGAGGGAGAGCGCGGGCGAGATCGAGGTGTACCTGGACCCGCTGGACGGCGATGGCACGACGCGCATGCAGGAGCGCCTCGCGGGGCTCCCGGGCGCGGATTCGCTCCGCTACGTTTCCACCGCCGAGGCGTCCCGCATCTTCCGCGAGGAGTTCGGCGAGGGCGCGACGCTGTTCGACGACGACGCCAACCTCCCGGCGTCTTTCCGCGTCCGCTTTCAGGGGGACTACGCCTCGCCCGATAGCCTGGAGCGGACCGCCGCCCGCGTCAAGTCCTGGAACCGCGTGGCGGACGTGAACTACGAATTGGACCTGCTCCAAACCCTCGAAAGCCGCCTTTCGGCCATTCGCAGCATCGGCCTCGGGATCGGGTTTCTCGTCGTCCTCGCGGCGCTTCTCCTCGTCGGCAACACGATCCGGCTGTCCATCTACGCGCGCCGGATGCTGATCCGCACGATGAAGCTTGTCGGCGCCACGAGTGGATTCATCCGGCGCCCGTTCCTCGTCGAAGGCGGCATTCAGGGCCTGGCCGCTGGCGCGCTCGCGGGCGGAACGCTGTGGGGGCTGTACGCCATCCTCCTGGCTTACCTCCGCCAGACCGGCGTGGCGGACGTCGGCTGGCCCGGCGGGCACCCTCTGGCGACGTTCGGGGTCTGCGTCGTGCTCGGCCTCGTGCTCGGTCTTTTCGCGTCGTGGGTGGCCGTGCGCCGCTTTATTCGCGAGGTGCGCCTTTCCGCCTGATCCCGCCAGAGGCCTCTGGCGAGAGCGGCTCGGGCATGAGGATTCGGGCCCTGCGGATCGCGAGAGGCGTGGAGGCGTGAGAGACGGGTGCCCGCCCGACGCGCGGCCTCCCCATCTCTTCCTATCGTCTCATGCGCGCGCTCTTTCTCCTTCCCATCCTTCTCCTCGCCGCCTGCCAGACCGGCGGCATCGACAGCAACGAGGCCACGGCCGAGGAAACGAGGGCGGTCCGCCTGGACAACCGCGAGCTCGTCCTCGACGGCTTCGCGGGCGACGTAAGCGTCACGGCTGTGATCGGGCTCCAGGAGGCCGAGGTCGTTTTCACCAAGCGCGCGATGGGCACGACGGACCGCCAAGCCGAGGCACGCCTTGAGGACATCCGGATCGAAGAGGCCGGCGACGGGGCGACGTACCAGTTCGTGTGGCGCACGGACGCCGACAACCCGAACGTGACCGTGGACGCCAAGGTGCGCGTGCCTCTGGCGACCAACGTCGTGGTGCGGCTCGGCGCGGGAGACATCACCGCGAACGGCCTCCGGGGCACGCTGGACGCCGAGACCGGCGCCGGCGAGATCCGCGCCGATCACCTCCGAAGCGCCCGCGTCGTGCTGTCCTCCAGCGCCGGCGACATCCACGCTGGCGCCGCGTTTATCCCCGCCGAGGGCCGGTGGAGCCTTGAGTCCGGCGCGGGGGACCTCCTGCTCCTGCTGCCCGCCGCGGCGTCCGTCCGCGTCGATGCCGAGAGCCGCGCCGGCGCGCTGGACCTCGACCCCGCGCTCACGTTCTCGGACGTCCGCCAGAGCGGCGGCCCGGCGGGCGTCGACTTCCGAGCCCAACTCGGAGAGGGGCAGGCGAGGATCGAGGCGCAGACCGACGCCGGCAACATCGAGATCCTCCAGTACAAAGAGCCCGCGGCCGAGTCCGAGGCCGCCCGCCAAACCGTCTTGACGCCGCAGGACACGCTCCGCCGCGACTCCGCGCGCGCCTCTGGCGTGACGCCCGCCCCCTGAGCCGCCGACGCCAGAGGCTAGGGGCGTCCCGCCTCTCACCCGTCAGCTAGAGGCCTCTGGCGCGTCAAGAAACGGCGCGCCGCGCGCGGTGCCGGAGCGTTGACGCCGCTCCCGCGTAGCTTGAGACAGAAACACACAGAGCCCCACTATATGAAGCGCCTCGTCGTCGTCGAGTCCCCGACCAAAGCCCGGACCATCCGCAAGTTCCTGCCCGCCGGGTACCAGGTGGAGGCGTCCATGGGCCACGTGCGAGACCTGCCCTCGTCTGCGGCGGAGATCCCCGCCGCGGTCAAAAAGGAGAAGTGGGCGCGCCTAGGCGTCAACGTCAAGGACGGCTTCGAGCCGCTCTACGTCGTCCCGAGCGACAAGAAGAAGACGGTCAAGATGCTCAAGGACGCCCTCGAGGACGCCGACGAGCTCTACCTCGCGACGGACGAAGACCGCGAGGGAGAATCCATCGGCTGGCACCTCCTGGAGGTTCTCAAGCCCAAGGTGCCCGTCAAGCGGATGGTCTTCCACGAGATCACCAAGGCCGCCATCCTGAAGGCGCTGGACGACACCCGCGAGGTGGACACCCGGCTCGTTGACGCGCAAGAGGCCCGGCGCATCCTGGACCGGCTGGTGGGCTACAGCGTCTCGCCCGTGCTCTGGAAAAAGATCGCGCCCAAGCTTTCGGCCGGGCGCGTGCAGTCCGTCGCCGTTCGCGTCCTCGCGCAGCGCGAGTGGGAACGGCTGGACTTCGTCATGGCGTCCTACTGGGACCTCACGGCCACGCTGGAGCAGGGCGGCACGGCGTTCGACGCCAAGATGACGCACTACGGTGACCAGAAGCTGGCCACCGGCAAGGACTTCGACGAGAACACCGGCAAGCTCAAGCCGAAGTCGAAGGCCCTCCAGATGGACGAGGCCACGGCCAAGCCTCTGGCGGAACGCCTCGCGAAGGCCTCGTGGCGCGTAAGCGAGGTGGAGCAGAAAAAGGCGAAGCGGACGCCAGCGGCGCCGTTTATCACGTCTACGCTCCAGCAGGAGGCGAACCGCAAGCTGGGGCTGCCCGCCCGTCAGGCCATGCGCGTGGCGCAGAAGCTCTACGAGCAGGGCCTCATCACCTACATGCGTACCGACTCGCCGACGCTCTCCAGCGAGGCCATCGGCGCCGCGCGCCGGTCCGTCGAGGAGCGCTACGGGTCCGAGTACCTCTCGCCCACGCCGCGCCAGTTCTCAGGCAAGGTGCGCAACGCGCAAGAGGCCCACGAGGCCATCCGGCCCTCGGGCACGGAGATGAAGACCTCCAAGCAGCTCGGCCTGAGCGGCGTGGAGGCCAAGCTCTACGACCTGATCTGGAAGCGGACGGTCGCGAGCCAGATGGCGGACGCGCAGCTTCTCCGCACGCGCGCCGAGATCCTCGCCGCCGAGGGAACGGACGACCAGAGCACGTTCCGCGCGAACGGCCAGGTGATCGTCTTCCCCGGGTTCTTCCGCGCGTACGTGGAAGGCAAGGACAACCCGGATGCCGCGCTGGACGACCGCGACACGCCGCTGCCGCAGCTCACCGAAGGCGACACGCCCGGCTGCAAAAACGTGGAGCCCATCGGGCACGAGACGAAGCCGCCCGCGCGCTTCACCGACGCCTCGCTCGTCAAGGCACTCGAAGCCGCCGGCATCGGCCGCCCGTCCACGTACGCCTCCATCATCGACACTATCGTCAACCGCGGCTACGTGACCCGCAAGGGCTCGCAGCTGACGCCGACGTTTACGGGCCTCGCGACGAACCAACTCCTGGAGCGCAACTTCGAGAAGCTCGTCGACACCGGCTTCACGGCGAAGATGGAGGAGGAGCTGGACCAGATCGCCTCTGGCGACGAACAGCGCGCGCCCTACCTCGAGCGCTTCTTCAACGGCGCCGACGGGCTGGAGCAACGCATCGAGACGCGCCTGAGCGAGATCGACCCCAAAGAGGTGTCGTCGCTCAAGCACGAAAAGTGGGAGCCGTTCGTGATCCGCGTGGGCCGCTACGGGCCGTACACGGAGGACACGAGCAAAGGTGAGACCAAGTCCATCCCCGGCGAGTGGGCCCCGGCCGACGTGACCCAGGAGATGCTCTCCGACGTGCTCAACGCCGCGAGCCAGGACCGTGTGCTCGGGATCCATCCTGAGCACGAGCAGCCCGTGCTGCTCAAGAACGGACCGTACGGCCCATACGTCCAGCTCGGCGACGACGAGGAAGGAGGCGCCAAGCCCAAGCGGATGTCGCTCCCGAAGGGGACGGACCCCGCGAACGTGGATCTCGACATGGGCATCGCGCTCGTGGGCCTGCCACGCACGCTGGGCCAGCATCCCGAAACCGGCGACGACATCAAGGCGAGCATCGGCCGCTACGGCCCGTACGTGCAGCAGAACCGCACGTACGCCAGCCTCAAGCCCGCCGACGGCGACGACGTGCTGACGGTCGGGTTGGAGCGTGCGCTCCAGCTCTTGGCGGAGAAGCACGAGAAGAACAAGCCGCTCCGCGTGCTCGGCAACCACCCCGAAACCGGCGAGCCCATCGAGGTGCGTAGCGGCCGTTACGGCCCGTACGCGAAGCACCTCAAGACGAACGCGACGCTCCCCAAGGGCACAGACCCGATGGAGGTGACGCTGGAAACGGCTATCGGCCTTATCGACGCAAAGGCAGCTTCCAAGCCCAAGAAGAAGGCGGCGAAGAAGAAGCCCGCCGCGAAGAAAGTCCCGGCCAAGAAAAAGCCGGCCGCCAAGAAGCCGACGGCGAAGAAACCGGCGGCCAAGAAGGCGCCCGCAAAGAAGGCCCCAGCCAAGAAGGCCGCACCGGCGAAGAAGGCCTCCTGAGCCTCTGGCGCCAGGGACCTGTGCCTCGCGCTCAAATGACGAAGCCTCTGGCGTCCGTGTGGCGCCAGGGGCTTTTGCGTGTGGGGTGCTTCGGAGCGAAGTCAGGGTGCTGCAGTAGCACCAGACACTCGGGCGTCTGGAGAGGGAAGCGCTCTCCTGTGCGTACTCAGAGGCAGAACAGCGCGGGAGGCGTCCCCGACGCTCGGGAATCCCGCCTGCGCGGGAACGACAGACGGGATGGTGCTGAGACCGTCCCACTTGTGGCCCTGGCCTCTGGCGTCAGAGACTACTCGCCGAAGCCCGTTCCCGTGTCCAGCCAGCGCCACTCGCGGAGGACGGTCTCGGCACGAGGCGCGAAGCCGTCGCCCATCTCCAGCGGCATCGTTTCGAGGACGTAGAACGCACGGCCGTTGTGCCGCCCGGCGCGGACCGAGCCGGTCACGTCCACGCCGCCAAAGGAGTACGCGGCGTCCACCCATCGGGGGAAGGCGTCGAGTTGGGACGGTTCGCCCATGGACTCGGCGGTCTCGCTCGCCCACGCGGCGAGGTCGCCGGGGTCGCGAGAGGGGACGAAAATGGTGAGCGTAGCGTCGCCGAGAAAGAAGTGCGCGCCGGCGCCCTCGTCGCTCGCGCCCCAGTCCGAGGTCATGCCCTCGGGGCGGTAGGTCGCGAAGGGAATCGGGAAGCCCTCCTCGCGCACGAGCGTGAGCGTGGTGGGCTGCTCCGTTCCTTCCACGCGGATCGTGCCGGCCTTCGCCAGCGGCCACTCCTCGCTCGAGGCCTCTTGCGCGAGCGTGTCCGGCGGGGCGTCAGCGACGGGTACCTGAGGTGCAGGGGCGTCGCCAGAGGCGGAATCAGAGCCGCATGCCGCCAGAGGCAAGAGCGCGGCGAGGGCGAGGGTGCGGGTCATGCGTCGGAGTCGAGGATGGAGCCGAGCACGTCGGAATCGTGCGAGGAGAAGCCGTCGCCGAGCGAGAGCTTGTGGCCCATGCGGTCGCGCTTGGTGGCGAGGTACTTCGCGTTGTGCTCGCCGGGCGCGATCTCCAGCGGCACCTGCTCCACGACTTCGAGGCCGTAGCCGCCCAGCCCCACGCGCTTGCGGGGGTTGTTGGTCATCAGCCGCATCTGGCCCACGCCGAGGTCCGAGAGGATCTGCGCGCCGATGCCGTAGTCGCGGAGGTCCATCTTGAAGCCGAGCGCCTCATTAGCCTCGATGGTATCCATGCCCTGGCTCTGGAGGTTGTAAGCCTTGAGCTTGTTGATCAGCCCGATGCCGCGGCCCTCCTGCTTCATGTAGAGGACCACGCCGCGACCCTCGCGCTCGATCTGCTGCATCGCTCCGGCGAGCTGGTCGCCGCAGTCGCACCGCGCCGAGCCGAAAATGTCGCCGGTGACGCACTGCGAGTGGACGCGAACGAGGACGGGCTCTTCTGGCGAGAACGGCCCGCCCTTCATCAGCGCGAGGTGGTTGTCGCCCGTCAGGACCTCCTCGTAGGCCGCGAGCCTGAAGTCGCCGTGCGCGGTCGGCATGTCTACCTCCACGAGCTTCTGGACCAGCTTCTCGGTCCGCATCCGGTACGCGATCAGGTCCTGGATGGTGACGAGGAGCAGGCCGTGCGTGTCAGCGAAAGAGCGGAGGTCCGGCACGCGCGCCATGCTCCCGTCCTCATTGAGGATCTCGATCAGGACGCCAGAGGCCCGTAGGCCGGCGAGGCGGGCGAGGTCCACGGCGGCCTCGGTGTGGCCTGCGCGGCGGAGCACGCCGCCGGGCGTGGCGCGGAGCGGGAAGATGTGGCCGGGCCGCGCGAAGTCCGTCGGCGTGGCCTCTGGCGCGGCGAGCGCGCGGATCGTCGCGGCGCGGTCGGCGGCGGAGATCCCGGTCGTCGTCCCGTGGCGGTAGTCGACCGAGACCGTAAAGGGCGTGTCGAACAGCGACGTGTTGGCCTGCTCCATCATGGGCAGGTCCAGCGCGGCGGCGCGCTCGCGCGTGAGCGAGACGCACATCAGCCCGCGGGCCTCTCGCGCCATGAAGTTGACGGACTCCGGCGTGACCAACTCGGCCGCGCCGATGAGGTCGCCTTCGTTCTCGCGGTCCTCGTCGTCCACCACGACGACGAGCTTGCCATTGCGGACGGCCTCGATGGCGTCCTCGATGGTGTCGAACCGGGTCTCTCCGCCAGGGCGGGGCGAGTTGTCAGCCATGGGTCGTACCGCGCTGCGGCGTGTTGTTTGGGGGCCAACGCCCGAGGTCCGCCGCGAGGTTCGCGGATTCGCTGTGCGCCTCTGGCGCGGCGTTGCCGTTGGGCTGGAGCCACCGCCAGAGGCCTCGGTGCGCCTCTGGCGCTAGGCCGCCTTGCCGGTCACGGCGTTTTTCTCGAAGCGCAGCTTGGTGTTCTGGTCCACCTCCACGAGCAGGCTCGTGTCCTCGACCTTGAGGACGGTCCCGTGGATGCCGCCGGCCGTGACCACGCGGTCGCCCTTTTTGAGCTCGTCGATCATCGCGCGGCGCTTCTTCTCGCGCGTCTGCTGCGGGCGGATCAGGAAGAGGTAGAAGACGACGAGGATGAGCAGCGGGAACAGCAGTCCGCCGAGGGCGAAACCGCCCGGCGCGGCGTCTTGGAGCAGGAGGAGCAAAAGCATCGGGGTGGGGGAGTGGTTTGGCGGAAGATACCGGGGGCTCTGCGAGAGGCGTCAGAAGTCAGAGCGCAGAAGCGGTGACGGGCCTCTGGCCTCCTCCCAGCGAGACGCCGGCGTCGCCAGAGGCGAATCGCGCGCGATGGTCGTTTCTTGCTCTCCCGATCTCTCCGCTCCCGATGCGCGCCCTCCCGCTCCTCCTCGTCTTCGCCGTTGCGCCCGCCTGCGCGCAGACCGACAAGCCCAGCGCCTCTGGCGACCCGTCCGACCGCCGCGCGGACACGCTCGTGGTCTCGCCAGAGGCCAAGCCGGGCACCGAGGTTTCGGTCCCTGTCGGGCCAGGCACCACGAGCGTAGGCTATTGGGACGTAAACGCCGGGGAGACGCCGGTGCGGATCGCGAGACGTGAGGCGTTCGGGCGCGAGGGCACGCCAGAGGCGATCCACATGCTCAACCTTCACGACGACGAGAGCACGTCCGTAGACGCGGCGCTGGACGTCACGCGCGAGACGGGCGGCTGGGTCGTCGAGCTCCAGCACTCCGGCGACCGCAACCTCGCGTTCACCGTCGGGGGCGAGCGCTTCGCCGCCGACCCCAACCGGATGTTTACCGACGCGGGCCGCGCCAAAACCCTCGCGTCGCTCTCGCGCGCCACGCCAGAGGCCGAGGCCGCCCTGGAGACCTTCGCGGCCTCCGTCCTCAAGGCGTACACCGACCTCGACCCGGCGGTGGTCGTCACTCTGCACAACAACACCGAGGACAACTACTCCGTGGCCTCCTACGCCTCTGGCGGCGCCTACGAAGCCGACGCCGAGGCCGTCACGCTCCACCCTGGCACCGACCCCGACGACTTCTTCTTCGTCACCGACCGCGCGCTCTATGACGCGCTCGTCGCCAGAGGCTTCAACGCGGTCTTGCAAGACAACGCCCGCGCGACCGACGACGGCTCGCTCTCGGTCTGGGCCGCGCAGAACGGGCGCCCGTACGTCAACGTGGAGGCGCAGCACGGCCACCGCGAAGAGCAGGCGCGCATGATCCGCGCGCTCGTCGAGGTCATCGCCGCGCGCTAGGAGCGGGCGCGGGCGGCGGCCTCTGGCGTGCGCTCCATCATGGACGTGTCCGGCGGCCACGGCGGAGTTTCGCCAGAGGCGAGCAAGCTGGGGCAGTAGAGGTCGTAGTCGGCCTCGGCGTCCGGGATGCCGAGGCCGGCGAGGGCGCGGTCCAGCAGGGCCGCGAAGTGTTCCGGCGGCTGCCGCTTCGGGGCGGCGTTGAAGCGCGGCTTCTGCGCGCTCGCGTCGAAGCCCAGGAAGCCCGCCACGCGCGCCGCGGCGTCGGGCTCGCGGATGTAGTTGATCACCAGCAGGTCGTCTGGCCTCTGGCGGAAGTGCTCCAGAACGGCGAGGTGGTACGCGTTGCGGTCCTCGATCCAGGCGCGGACGGCGAACTCGGTCACGTCCCACTTGGGCCCGCCGCCCGGCAAGTTGCCCGCAGCTTTTTTGCGCGCGATGTGCCCGAGCCGGCTGATGACCCAACTCTGGAGGTCCCGCACCTGAAGGATAAACGCCGCGCCGGGGTGCGCCGCGTCGAGCGCCGCGATGTCGCCCGGGATGCCGTCGCTGAAGGCGTCGTGCGCGCGGAGAGTCGCCCGGTCGCCAGTGCGCCAGAGGGGGCCGTGGCTGGCCGGGAGGCCGAGCGACTTGAACAGGACGTGCAGCGATGTCGTCCCGGTCTTGTTGAAGCCGACCGCGAACACCTTGGGCCTCTGGCGGAGGCCGAGGCGGTTGAGGAGCTTTTTGGGCTCGGTCTGGAGAGCGAGGCGGAGGCGGTGGAGCGTCACGAGAGCGCGGGGAGTCGGCCGCGAACCTACGCGCCGAGGGGGCGATCCAACCGCTTCGGGCGCCAGAGGCTCGGCGGTGACACGAGGCTGGCACAGCACGCGCGTAGGCTCGCGGCTCCGCCGCGGACCGCCTCTGGCGAAACCGCCCGTTCGGTTCGCGTGCGGACGCCCCGCCAGAGGCCCCCGCCCGGAACGGCGCCGGGCCGCGGTGGGTAGCCCTCTGTCTATTCCCGACCCGACCCAGTGGACGACCAGATCACCATCCGCGGCGCGCGCGAGCACAACCTCCGAGGCGTCGACGTCGACATCCCCCGCGACCAGTTCGTCGTCATCACGGGGCTCTCGGGGAGCGGGAAGTCCTCGCTCGCCTTCGACACGATCTACGCCGAGGGGCAGCGGCGCTACATGGAGTCGCTCTCCAGCTACGCGCGGCAGTTTCTGGGCGTGATGGAGCGGCCGGACGTGGACCTCATCGACGGCCTCAGCCCGGTCATTGCGATCGAGCAGAAGACCGTCAACCGCAACCCTCGCTCGACGGTCGGGACCGTGACCGAGGTCTACGACTTCCTTCGCCTGCTCTACGCCCGCGCAGCCGACGCCTACTCGTACAAGTCCGGCGCGCCGATGCGCCGCCAGAGCGACGACGAGATCATCGACGCGATCGCGGCGTGGCCCGAGGGCACGCGCGTGATCCTGCTCGCGCCCGTCGTGCGCGGCCGCAAGGGCCACTACCGCGACCTCTTCGAGCAGATCGCCAAGCAGGGCTTCGAGCGCGTTCGCACCGACGGCGAGATCCGCCCCATCGAGAAGGGGATGCAGCTCGACCGCTATTCCATCCACGACATCGAGGTCGTCATCGACCGCATCGCGATCAAGGAGGGCATCCGGCCGCGCATCGCGCAAGCCGTCGAGATCGCGCTCGGCATGGGCGGCGGCACGCTCGTCGCGCAGGTGGACCGGGTGGGGGAGGGGCCAGTGGGCAGCGCGAAGTCGCCCGTGGAAAACGACACGCCAGAGGCCTCTGGCGAGGAGCAAGGGAAAGGCAAGAAGGGCGCGAAGTCGAAAAGGGCCTCTGGCGCCAGAGGCAACGAGGCGAGCGCTCCCCCGCCAGAGGCTGGCGACGTGCTGTTCTCGCGGCACCTGACGGCGCCGCAGGACGGGCTGAGCTACGAGGACCCGAGCCCGAACACGTTCAGCTTCAACAGCCCCTACGGCGCGTGCCCGGCGTGCAACGGTCTGGGTGTGCGCAAGGAGATCGACCCGGATCTGGTCGTGCCCAACCCGAAAAAGTCCCTCCAGGAGGGCGCCGTCGCGGCGCTCGGGACGCCGCGCGACGTGTGGGTCTGGAGCCAGGTCCGCGCCGTGGCGGACGCCTACGAGTTCGACCTGGAAACGCCGATCGCCGACCTGACCGAGCGCCAGAGGCAGGTGCTCATGGAGGGCGCGGGCGATGAGCAGTTCGACATCGTGTACAAGTACAAGGGGCGCGAGGTGAAGTACCA carries:
- the yajC gene encoding preprotein translocase subunit YajC gives rise to the protein MLLLLLLQDAAPGGFALGGLLFPLLILVVFYLFLIRPQQTREKKRRAMIDELKKGDRVVTAGGIHGTVLKVEDTSLLVEVDQNTKLRFEKNAVTGKAA
- the topA gene encoding type I DNA topoisomerase, with product MKRLVVVESPTKARTIRKFLPAGYQVEASMGHVRDLPSSAAEIPAAVKKEKWARLGVNVKDGFEPLYVVPSDKKKTVKMLKDALEDADELYLATDEDREGESIGWHLLEVLKPKVPVKRMVFHEITKAAILKALDDTREVDTRLVDAQEARRILDRLVGYSVSPVLWKKIAPKLSAGRVQSVAVRVLAQREWERLDFVMASYWDLTATLEQGGTAFDAKMTHYGDQKLATGKDFDENTGKLKPKSKALQMDEATAKPLAERLAKASWRVSEVEQKKAKRTPAAPFITSTLQQEANRKLGLPARQAMRVAQKLYEQGLITYMRTDSPTLSSEAIGAARRSVEERYGSEYLSPTPRQFSGKVRNAQEAHEAIRPSGTEMKTSKQLGLSGVEAKLYDLIWKRTVASQMADAQLLRTRAEILAAEGTDDQSTFRANGQVIVFPGFFRAYVEGKDNPDAALDDRDTPLPQLTEGDTPGCKNVEPIGHETKPPARFTDASLVKALEAAGIGRPSTYASIIDTIVNRGYVTRKGSQLTPTFTGLATNQLLERNFEKLVDTGFTAKMEEELDQIASGDEQRAPYLERFFNGADGLEQRIETRLSEIDPKEVSSLKHEKWEPFVIRVGRYGPYTEDTSKGETKSIPGEWAPADVTQEMLSDVLNAASQDRVLGIHPEHEQPVLLKNGPYGPYVQLGDDEEGGAKPKRMSLPKGTDPANVDLDMGIALVGLPRTLGQHPETGDDIKASIGRYGPYVQQNRTYASLKPADGDDVLTVGLERALQLLAEKHEKNKPLRVLGNHPETGEPIEVRSGRYGPYAKHLKTNATLPKGTDPMEVTLETAIGLIDAKAASKPKKKAAKKKPAAKKVPAKKKPAAKKPTAKKPAAKKAPAKKAPAKKAAPAKKAS
- a CDS encoding cell division protein FtsX, with the translated sequence MALPYALREGLAGFSRAKFAAFASIAALAVALVLIGMTALVGWLVQSAAEELRESAGEIEVYLDPLDGDGTTRMQERLAGLPGADSLRYVSTAEASRIFREEFGEGATLFDDDANLPASFRVRFQGDYASPDSLERTAARVKSWNRVADVNYELDLLQTLESRLSAIRSIGLGIGFLVVLAALLLVGNTIRLSIYARRMLIRTMKLVGATSGFIRRPFLVEGGIQGLAAGALAGGTLWGLYAILLAYLRQTGVADVGWPGGHPLATFGVCVVLGLVLGLFASWVAVRRFIREVRLSA
- a CDS encoding DUF4097 family beta strand repeat-containing protein translates to MRALFLLPILLLAACQTGGIDSNEATAEETRAVRLDNRELVLDGFAGDVSVTAVIGLQEAEVVFTKRAMGTTDRQAEARLEDIRIEEAGDGATYQFVWRTDADNPNVTVDAKVRVPLATNVVVRLGAGDITANGLRGTLDAETGAGEIRADHLRSARVVLSSSAGDIHAGAAFIPAEGRWSLESGAGDLLLLLPAAASVRVDAESRAGALDLDPALTFSDVRQSGGPAGVDFRAQLGEGQARIEAQTDAGNIEILQYKEPAAESEAARQTVLTPQDTLRRDSARASGVTPAP
- a CDS encoding bifunctional 3,4-dihydroxy-2-butanone-4-phosphate synthase/GTP cyclohydrolase II produces the protein MADNSPRPGGETRFDTIEDAIEAVRNGKLVVVVDDEDRENEGDLIGAAELVTPESVNFMAREARGLMCVSLTRERAAALDLPMMEQANTSLFDTPFTVSVDYRHGTTTGISAADRAATIRALAAPEATPTDFARPGHIFPLRATPGGVLRRAGHTEAAVDLARLAGLRASGVLIEILNEDGSMARVPDLRSFADTHGLLLVTIQDLIAYRMRTEKLVQKLVEVDMPTAHGDFRLAAYEEVLTGDNHLALMKGGPFSPEEPVLVRVHSQCVTGDIFGSARCDCGDQLAGAMQQIEREGRGVVLYMKQEGRGIGLINKLKAYNLQSQGMDTIEANEALGFKMDLRDYGIGAQILSDLGVGQMRLMTNNPRKRVGLGGYGLEVVEQVPLEIAPGEHNAKYLATKRDRMGHKLSLGDGFSSHDSDVLGSILDSDA